From a region of the Zingiber officinale cultivar Zhangliang chromosome 10B, Zo_v1.1, whole genome shotgun sequence genome:
- the LOC122030575 gene encoding probable inorganic phosphate transporter 1-10, with product MALKILTALDHARTQYYHFKAIVIAGMGLFTDSYDLFCIAPVMKLIGRIYYQADDKSPGETPPWVVSTIVAVVLAGTVVGQLMFGALGDRVGRRRIYGVSLLLMIAGSFACGFSVCRTRGCVLTSLCFFRFVLGVGIGGDYPLSATIMSEFANKRTRGSFIAAVFSMQGFGILASSGVTMAVTAAFDRATKSSTTNPLHTPEVADLAWRIILMIGVVPAALTFYWRISMPETARYTALVERDVEKATNDMGKVLPDFHLKNYMEESETLQRQPRSPPAYGLFSREFTRRHGRNLFACSMAWFLVDIPYYSSTLFQSLIYQSWFPTDNSVNAFQEAYNVAKFQAVVAAASTIPGYFATVYFIERAGRRRIQMMGFAFMALFIFALAAPYNAYWHKHTKGAGFMVLYGLTFFFSNFGPNTTTFIVPAELFPARFRATCHGMAGAAGKVGAAIGAVGFLWASQTRHEEERKAGWKPGIGMMYALIMLGGVCVVGTLHTYLFTPETKMRSLEENETGESEDDNSKERPPLPARAPAVHPAESPP from the exons ATGGCGTTGAAGATTCTCACTGCTCTTGACCATGCGCGAACGCAGTACTACCACTTCAAGGCCATCGTCATCGCCGGCATGGGACTCTTCACCGACTCCTACGATCTCTTCTGCATCGCACCTGTGATGAAGCTCATCGGACGAATCTACTACCAGGCCGACGATAAAAGTCCCGGAGAGACTCCGCCGTGGGTGGTCTCCACTATCGTGGCCGTGGTGCTCGCCGGCACAGTCGTCGGCCAGCTAATGTTCGGCGCACTCGGAGATCGAGTCGGTCGCCGTCGAATCTATGGCGTGTCGCTCCTCCTCATGATCGCCGGCTCCTTCGCCTGCGGCTTCTCCGTCTGCCGCACCCGTGGTTGCGTCCTCACCAGCCTCTGCTTCTTCCGCTTCGTGCTCGGCGTCGGCATCGGCGGAGACTACCCGCTCTCCGCCACCATCATGTCGGAGTTCGCCAACAAGCGGACACGGGGCTCCTTCATCGCCGCCGTGTTCTCGATGCAGGGGTTTGGGATTCTGGCGAGCTCCGGGGTGACCATGGCCGTCACTGCCGCCTTCGATCGCGCCACCAAGTCTTCCACCACCAACCCCCTGCACACACCGGAGGTCGCAGATTTGGCCTGGCGGATCATCCTCATGATCGGGGTCGTTCCGGCGGCTTTGACTTTTTATTGGCGGATTTCCATGCCGGAAACCGCAAG ATACACGGCGCTGGTGGAGCGAGATGTGGAGAAAGCCACCAACGACATGGGTAAAGTCTTGCCGGACTTCCACCTCAAGAACTACATGGAAGAGTCAGAGACTTTACAGAGGCAACCACGGTCGCCGCCGGCGTACGGACTCTTTTCCAGAGAATTCACGAGGCGGCACGGGAGGAACCTCTTTGCTTGCTCGATGGCGTGGTTCCTCGTCGACATCCCCTACTACAGCAGCACTCTGTTTCAATCCCTAATCTACCAGTCCTGGTTTCCGACTGATAACTCCGTGAACGCCTTCCAGGAAGCCTACAACGTCGCCAAGTTCCAGGCCGTCGTGGCCGCGGCCTCCACCATCCCCGGTTACTTCGCCACCGTCTACTTCATCGAGCGGGCGGGGCGTCGGCGGATCCAGATGATGGGCTTCGCCTTCATGGCCCTATTCATCTTCGCGCTGGCGGCTCCGTACAACGCTTACTGGCACAAACACACCAAAGGCGCCGGTTTCATGGTCTTGTACGGCctgaccttcttcttctccaacttCGGGCCGAACACGACGACCTTCATCGTGCCGGCGGAGTTGTTCCCCGCGCGGTTCCGGGCGACGTGCCATGGGATGGCGGGGGCGGCAGGGAAGGTGGGGGCCGCCATCGGGGCGGTGGGCTTCCTCTGGGCTTCGCAGACGAGGCACGAGGAGGAGCGGAAGGCCGGGTGGAAGCCGGGCATCGGTATGATGTACGCTCTGATAATGTTGGGCGGCGTTTGCGTTGTCGGGACGTTGCACACCTACCTCTTCACACCGGAGACGAAGATGAGGTCGCTGGAGGAGAACGAGACAGGGGAAAGTGAGGACGACAACTCGAAAGAGCGGCCGCCGTTGCCGGCGAGGGCGCCGGCTGTTCATCCTGCGGAATCGCCGCCATAG